In one Poecilia reticulata strain Guanapo linkage group LG8, Guppy_female_1.0+MT, whole genome shotgun sequence genomic region, the following are encoded:
- the swsap1 gene encoding ATPase SWSAP1: MLILSLNRISAKYIYARAYLKINPRYHKQNYLYGDSCLFSIRTIFTVTPVCHLKTAAGNFECEVNSVWFLMTDILTLVFRTLSSQTGQNKDPTAGPPPPAPRSKILVVGEHRLSRSVLLLAAVTAASELGVRVAFFAQSQIQSLPECLQRCIATQNPEGLKKITFSYPRTLEELLQQVASLHESPCPPSLIIIDRLDGFLRGAVAGSHVGFHSGDESRAAHLAALLCDTAAFLTEVLEKRGSSSAPCRAIASFLSDADSGQESRDPSATDSILDVLDRYFQARCTLDRDRSYEAAAAAAQEAWHVYLSGTKIPDDLEDGPALAQEWKLFIFPEGLMEFKLV; encoded by the exons atgttgATCTTATCATTGAATAGAATCAGCGCTAAATATATATACGCAAGAgcttatttgaaaataaacccTAGATAccataaacaaaattatctATATGGTGACAGTTGCTTGTTTTCTATCCGGACCATTTTCACTGTAACACCGGTGTGCCACCTGAAAACAGCCGCGGGAAACTTCGAGTGTGAGGTGAATTCTGTTTGGTTTCTGATGACAGACATCCTGACGTTGGTGTTCAGGACCTTGTCGTCACAGACAGGTCAGAACAAGGACCCCACTGCCGGTCCTCCACCCCCAGCACCCCGCTCCAAAATCCTGGTAGTGGGAGAGCACCGCCTTAGCCGCTCCGTGCTGCTACTGGCGGCCGTCACCGCCGCCTCGGAGCTCGGCGTCAGGGTGGCTTTCTTCGCCCAGAGTCAGATTCAGAGCCTCCCGGAGTGTCTGCAGAGATGCATCGCGACCCAGAACCCGGAGGGTCTGAAG aaaatcacATTCAGCTATCCCCGGACCCTGGAGGAGCTACTCCAGCAGGTCGCCAGCCTTCATGAGTCCCCCTGCCCGCCCTCCCTCATCATCATCGACAGACTGGACGGCTTCCTGCGGGGCGCCGTGGCCGGCAGCCATGTTGGCTTTCACTCAGGAGACGAGTCTCGCGCTGCTCATCTGGCGGCGCTGCTTTGCGACACCGCCGCCTTTCTCACGGAAGTCCTGGAAAAGAGGGGCTCCAGCTCGGCCCCCTGCCGCGCCATCGCCTCCTTCCTCTCGGACGCGGATAGCGGGCAGGAAAGCCGGGACCCCTCAGCCACGGATTCCATTCTGGACGTTCTTGACCGCTACTTCCAAGCTCGCTGCACTCTGGACCGGGACAGAAGCTACGAAGCtgccgcagcagcagcacaggagGCCTGGCACGTCTACCTGTCTGGAACTAAAATCCCAGATGACCTTGAGGATGGACCCGCTTTGGCACAGGAGTGGAAACTCTTCATTTTTCCTGAGGGTTTAATGGAGTTTAAGTTAGTTTGA